Proteins encoded in a region of the Pseudomonas viciae genome:
- a CDS encoding methyltransferase, with product MPAKGADSGVLTGEALLARFTALDAFLTEHQALWKPRPFTHLQLPWEKSHPELAQWLRQRSLDEAENDHHQPWLIENAPAPFPELAALSRALSAVAELPTRMLEPPAHRLNVDVPGRKWQQIEAFASRLNFATEPTHWLDWCAGKGHLGRRLVHGEQQLTCLEYNPALVASGQQLSQRHYLPATHLRQDVLAADAAQAIRPAHTPVALHACGDLHVRLMHLASATGCGQLAIAPCCYNRISTEHYQPLSDAAFGSALHLSLEDLGLPMSETVTAGARVRRQRDQSMAWRLGFDLLQRQIRGCEDYLPTPSLPSAWLEKSFAQYCIDLAALKDLSTVGSPDWAGLETAGYQRLAEVRNLELVRGLFRRPLELWLVLDRALFLTQKGYDVRLGTFCEMPLTPRNLILLAERY from the coding sequence ATGCCTGCCAAGGGCGCTGACAGCGGCGTGTTGACGGGCGAGGCGCTGCTCGCTCGTTTCACCGCGTTGGACGCTTTTCTCACGGAGCACCAGGCCCTGTGGAAACCGCGTCCGTTCACCCATCTGCAGCTGCCCTGGGAAAAGTCCCACCCGGAACTGGCCCAATGGCTACGCCAGCGTTCATTGGATGAGGCGGAAAACGACCATCATCAGCCGTGGTTGATCGAGAATGCGCCAGCACCATTTCCAGAGCTGGCAGCGCTTTCCCGCGCATTGAGTGCTGTCGCGGAATTACCGACCCGAATGCTCGAACCGCCGGCCCACCGCCTCAACGTCGACGTGCCCGGCCGCAAGTGGCAGCAGATCGAAGCCTTCGCCAGCCGCCTGAACTTCGCCACAGAACCGACTCATTGGCTCGACTGGTGCGCCGGTAAAGGCCACCTCGGCCGACGCCTGGTGCACGGCGAACAACAACTGACCTGCCTGGAATACAACCCGGCCCTGGTCGCCAGCGGCCAGCAACTGAGCCAACGCCATTACTTGCCCGCCACACACCTGCGCCAAGACGTGTTGGCGGCAGACGCAGCCCAGGCGATCCGCCCCGCACACACGCCAGTGGCGCTGCATGCCTGCGGCGACTTGCATGTGCGATTGATGCACCTGGCAAGCGCCACCGGCTGTGGACAACTGGCTATCGCACCGTGCTGCTACAACCGCATCAGCACTGAGCATTATCAACCGCTGTCCGACGCAGCCTTTGGCTCGGCCCTACACCTGTCGCTCGAGGATCTGGGCCTGCCGATGAGCGAAACCGTCACCGCTGGCGCACGCGTCCGACGGCAACGGGACCAGTCCATGGCCTGGCGCCTGGGCTTCGACCTGCTGCAACGGCAAATCCGCGGGTGCGAGGATTACCTGCCAACCCCCTCGTTACCCAGTGCCTGGCTGGAAAAATCCTTCGCCCAGTACTGCATCGATCTGGCAGCCCTGAAAGATTTATCCACAGTCGGCTCCCCGGATTGGGCCGGATTGGAAACGGCGGGTTATCAACGCCTGGCCGAGGTGCGCAATCTGGAATTGGTGCGAGGGCTTTTCCGACGGCCGTTGGAGCTTTGGCTGGTACTGGACCGGGCACTTTTCCTCACCCAAAAAGGCTACGACGTTCGCCTGGGCACCTTCTGCGAAATGCCTCTGACGCCACGAAATCTGATATTGCTGGCAGAGCGTTACTGA
- a CDS encoding DUF3077 domain-containing protein: MTHPKDLKTPGLTPFSYHSDRPLFRVNSGIPISEALSHASDLLHVAKVLAEDAAMIRSTDRYAWASCYLQDMSKAVIDDVVKVLEAPGSNPA; the protein is encoded by the coding sequence ATGACCCATCCCAAAGACCTCAAAACCCCAGGCCTAACCCCCTTCTCCTACCACTCCGACCGCCCGCTATTCCGCGTCAACAGCGGCATCCCCATTAGCGAAGCCCTGTCACACGCTTCCGACCTGCTCCACGTCGCCAAGGTCTTGGCCGAGGACGCGGCGATGATTCGCAGCACGGATCGGTACGCCTGGGCGTCGTGTTATTTGCAGGATATGAGTAAGGCCGTCATCGATGATGTGGTGAAGGTGCTGGAGGCGCCGGGGAGTAATCCTGCCTAA
- a CDS encoding ABC transporter permease, translating into MNWEVIIKWLPKLAQGATLTLELVAIAVIAGLLLAIPLGIARSSRLWYVRALPYAYIFFFRGTPLLVQLFLVYYGLAQFDAVRSSALWPYLRDPFWCATVTMTLHTAAYIAEILRGAIQAIPKGEIEAARALGMSRPKALFYIMLPRAARIGLPAYSNEVILMLKASALASTVTLLELTGMARTIIARTYLPVEIFFAAGMFYLLMSVLLVQGFKQLERWLRVDACQGR; encoded by the coding sequence ATGAACTGGGAAGTCATCATCAAGTGGCTGCCGAAGCTGGCCCAGGGCGCCACACTGACCCTGGAGCTGGTGGCCATCGCCGTGATCGCCGGGCTGCTGCTGGCGATTCCACTGGGCATCGCCCGTTCTTCACGCCTGTGGTACGTGCGGGCTTTGCCCTACGCCTACATCTTCTTTTTCCGCGGTACGCCGTTATTGGTTCAGCTGTTCCTGGTCTACTACGGCCTGGCGCAATTCGATGCCGTACGCAGCAGCGCATTGTGGCCCTACCTGCGGGACCCGTTCTGGTGCGCCACGGTCACCATGACCCTGCACACCGCCGCCTACATCGCCGAAATCCTGCGTGGCGCGATCCAGGCCATCCCAAAGGGCGAGATCGAAGCCGCGCGGGCCCTGGGCATGTCGCGGCCCAAGGCGCTGTTCTACATCATGCTGCCCCGTGCCGCGCGTATCGGCCTGCCGGCCTACAGCAACGAAGTGATCCTGATGCTCAAGGCCAGCGCCCTGGCGAGCACCGTGACCCTGCTGGAACTCACCGGCATGGCCCGCACCATCATTGCCCGGACTTACCTGCCGGTGGAGATCTTCTTCGCGGCCGGCATGTTCTACCTGTTGATGTCGGTCCTGCTGGTGCAAGGCTTCAAGCAACTGGAGCGCTGGTTGCGCGTCGATGCCTGCCAAGGGCGCTGA
- a CDS encoding ABC transporter permease, which yields MMIDLYGFGPALAAGALMTVKLALSALCLGLLLGLLGALAKTSPYKPLQWLGGTYSTLVRGVPELLWVLLIYFGTVNLMSALGEYFGNPDLTLNAFAAGVIALGLCFGAYATEVFRGAILAIPKGHREAGVALGLSKSRIFTRLILPQMWRIALPGLGNLFMILMKDTALVSVIGLEEIMRHAEIGVTVSKQPFTFYMVAALMYLGLTVLAMIGMHLLERRAARGFTRSTQ from the coding sequence ATGATGATCGATCTCTACGGATTCGGCCCGGCACTCGCCGCCGGCGCGCTGATGACCGTCAAACTGGCGCTCTCGGCCCTGTGCCTGGGGCTGCTGCTCGGCCTGCTCGGCGCCTTGGCCAAGACCTCCCCGTACAAGCCGCTGCAATGGCTTGGCGGGACTTATTCGACGCTGGTGCGCGGCGTCCCGGAATTGCTCTGGGTACTGCTGATCTACTTCGGCACCGTCAACCTGATGAGTGCCTTGGGCGAGTACTTCGGCAACCCCGACCTCACCCTGAACGCTTTCGCTGCCGGCGTCATCGCCCTGGGCCTGTGCTTTGGCGCCTACGCCACCGAAGTGTTTCGCGGCGCGATCCTGGCGATCCCCAAGGGCCATCGTGAAGCCGGCGTGGCCTTGGGCCTATCGAAGTCGCGGATCTTCACCCGGCTGATCCTGCCGCAAATGTGGCGCATCGCCCTGCCCGGCCTGGGCAACCTGTTCATGATCCTGATGAAGGACACCGCGCTGGTCTCGGTGATCGGCCTGGAAGAAATCATGCGCCATGCGGAAATCGGCGTGACCGTGTCCAAGCAACCGTTCACCTTCTATATGGTGGCAGCGCTCATGTACCTGGGCCTGACAGTGCTCGCCATGATCGGCATGCACCTGCTGGAACGACGCGCCGCCCGTGGATTTACCAGGAGCACCCAATGA
- a CDS encoding BRCT domain-containing protein yields MDLHNEFENSKFFHRARIDRRAADALVGLAAGIAADGVVNTTEAVFLKQWLESNLAHLNDPVINLLYSRLACMLQDDVLDQDESLELLNILHGFSGMDIERPKVGGAVAVAPTDLPFNLPAPDLVWDGRMFVFTGVMAFGPRKDCQALVEERGGLIGGGVSKKVHYLVVGSVGNEQWRHSAYGTKIMKAVELREAGASIAIVGEDHWQKMLFG; encoded by the coding sequence ATGGATCTACACAACGAATTCGAAAACAGTAAATTCTTCCACCGTGCCCGCATCGATCGACGCGCTGCTGACGCATTGGTCGGGCTAGCGGCAGGCATTGCGGCAGATGGCGTGGTGAATACCACCGAAGCGGTTTTCCTGAAGCAATGGTTGGAAAGCAATCTGGCGCACCTGAACGATCCGGTGATCAACCTGCTGTATTCGCGTTTGGCGTGCATGCTTCAGGACGATGTCTTGGACCAGGATGAGTCTCTTGAGCTGCTTAATATCCTGCATGGCTTTTCTGGAATGGACATCGAGAGACCAAAGGTCGGCGGTGCTGTTGCCGTTGCGCCTACGGATCTTCCATTCAACTTGCCGGCCCCTGATTTGGTGTGGGATGGCCGGATGTTTGTGTTTACAGGTGTCATGGCCTTTGGGCCGCGCAAAGATTGTCAGGCGCTGGTCGAGGAGCGGGGTGGTTTGATTGGGGGCGGTGTGAGTAAGAAGGTGCATTACTTGGTGGTCGGCAGCGTGGGCAATGAGCAGTGGCGCCACAGTGCCTATGGAACGAAGATCATGAAGGCGGTAGAGCTGCGGGAGGCGGGGGCTTCGATTGCCATTGTGGGTGAGGACCATTGGCAAAAGATGCTGTTTGGTTGA
- a CDS encoding ABC transporter substrate-binding protein: protein MQIYKKLLLAAAASLVFSANAMAADKLKMGIEAAYPPFNNKDASGQVVGFDKDIGDALCAKMKVECEVVTSNWDGIIPALLAKKFDFLISSLSIIEERKQAVDFTDPYYSNKLQFIAPKNVEFKTDKDSLQGKIIGAQRSTLAGTYLEDNYEGVTTKLYDTQENAYLDLTSGRVDAILADKYANYDWLKTDAGRAYEFKGDPLVESDKIGIAVRKGDPLREKLNAALKEIVADGTYKKINDKYFPFSIY, encoded by the coding sequence ATGCAGATCTACAAGAAACTCCTCCTGGCGGCAGCCGCCAGCCTGGTGTTCTCGGCCAACGCCATGGCGGCCGACAAACTGAAGATGGGCATCGAAGCGGCCTACCCGCCGTTCAACAATAAAGACGCCAGCGGCCAGGTCGTGGGTTTTGACAAAGACATTGGCGATGCCCTGTGCGCCAAGATGAAAGTCGAATGCGAAGTGGTCACCTCCAACTGGGACGGCATCATCCCGGCCCTGCTCGCCAAGAAGTTCGACTTCCTGATTTCGTCGCTGTCGATCATCGAAGAGCGCAAGCAGGCTGTGGATTTCACCGACCCGTACTACTCCAACAAACTGCAATTCATCGCGCCGAAAAACGTCGAATTCAAAACCGACAAAGACTCGCTCCAAGGCAAGATCATCGGTGCACAACGCTCCACCTTGGCCGGCACTTACCTTGAAGACAATTATGAGGGCGTCACCACCAAGCTCTACGACACCCAGGAAAACGCCTACCTGGACCTGACCTCCGGCCGCGTCGACGCGATCCTGGCGGATAAGTACGCGAACTACGACTGGCTGAAAACCGATGCCGGCCGAGCTTACGAATTCAAGGGCGACCCACTGGTGGAAAGCGACAAGATCGGCATTGCTGTACGCAAGGGTGACCCGCTGCGCGAAAAGCTGAACGCCGCACTGAAAGAAATCGTCGCCGACGGCACCTATAAAAAGATCAACGACAAGTACTTCCCGTTCAGCATCTACTGA